In Maniola jurtina chromosome 19, ilManJurt1.1, whole genome shotgun sequence, the genomic stretch tcattcacctgctccccgccaccttcttcaggtcatcggtcaaGGCGGtctggaggtcgtcctacacgGCGCTTACCGGCACGTGGTCTTTACGTCTGTCTTTATTAGAACACGTCTGCTCAATCGGCCGTTGATTCTGCGACAGAGATGACCTATCCATTGCCATTTcggcttgctaatcctttgattTATGTCGATCGCTTTCCCTTTTATCCCTAAAAGTACCTAATACCCAACATAATTAGTTCCAGAGCGCGTTATGCGAATTTCCACTTCAGCTTTACAACCCTTgacatttaagtacctacacctatgtcctatacttacctacctgcttattatttcgaaattcgttctgttataggtatgtatgtatgttactcTGGTTCATCTACAAATCTCATTTCTTATTTTATGTGCTgtatagaatattataaatatttttaatctttttattacAGACACGATCTAATCAAGGTCACCTAAATTAAATGCGATCCTAACTATATTAGAATGGTTAGCGAACATCTATTGCCCAGATTATTTCAAAAGCAACATATTTTTATCGGATTCTACCAGGTTTACAGGATAAAGAAAGAATTAACACCAATCAGTTCCATCAGCCTAGCCTTATCATCTAGCTCACCAGAAATTAATTCACCACGGATCATCAAGTCATCAACGACCGCTTCAATAAAATCTGATACGACTGAGGCATCTATTTCATCCAAAATAAGTTCTTCCAGTATAGATAACACCCTCAGTATGATACCAACTCCTTGGACAACTGAATCTTGGTCTGACGAGAGCATAAACGAAACGATTGAAACTTATTCTGGAACTGTTATGAACACTATGGCTTTGACCTCTCTAACTCTAAATCCAGAGTCCAGTACATCCATTGGAGGAGTTACATCAGAATTGAATTCCACAAGCATTAACACGGTAACATTGCTAGAAAGAAACGAGCCAAAATCAAGTATTTCAGTTAATTTGAACAGCGTAACTTCTCTTAAATCTACGAGTAAGAGTAAATTGAAAGTGAAAACTAAAGCGAAATCCTACAGCGAAATTGAGAGCACCTTTGATTCCTGGACTGTGGAATCGTTTACAAGTTTCGTGGAATATTCGGACTCCAAAATAGTAAAAATCCGGTACCCCTGGAGTCCTTGCACGTATTTGAGCGGGACGGATATTTACCCGGACTCGATGGACACCTTCCGAAGCAGTGTGAACAGTCTGATCAACTCTCCAACTttgaatagtacctatggaACATTCCGGTATAACGAAAGTGATTTATAaccgtataggtaggtattaacaCCTATTATCAAGTAAATAAATCATTCTTGACTACCCGCAGTTTTGTTTAAAGTCTGGACAGATAGAGCGACGAAGAAGCACAGAACCAATAGAATAGAATCTTGAGAATCTTAATAGCCTACCTAGCTCAGAGAACGTCACAAGTATGTGTCTACGGCCTTACGGTTTATATTGACTGAGCGAGGCGaatctttcaagtttcaacatcTCGACGCATCGCCAACACACTACAgaaacgggtctcctctcagaatgatatgAGTGGGACATAGTCTACCACTACCAATTCACTAATTGACCAAGTCCAGATTCGCAGCCTGCAGAGGAACCTTGAGAACATCACGGATGActacaggtttcctcatgatatttTCATTCACTGCAAAtgtatttgattgcttaaaagtAAAACACACAACTACCTATAgatgtgcgtgcccggaatcgaaccccagaccctACTTAGGTACGTTTATGTATATacaagtactagctgatacccgcgacttcgttcgcgtggatgtaagttttttaaaattcccgtgggaactctttgattttccgggataaaaagtagcctat encodes the following:
- the LOC123874711 gene encoding uncharacterized protein LOC123874711 isoform X2, translating into MVSEHLLPRLFQKQHIFIGFYQVYRIKKELTPISSISLALSSSSPEINSPRIIKSSTTASIKSDTTEASISSKISSSSIDNTLSMIPTPWTTESWSDESINETIETYSGTVMNTMALTSLTLNPESSTSIGGVTSELNSTSINTVTLLERNEPKSSISVNLNSVTSLKSTSKSKLKVKTKAKSYSEIESTFDSWTVESFTSFVEYSDSKIVKIRYPWSPCTYLSGTDIYPDSMDTFRSSVNSLINSPTLNSTYGTFRYNESDL
- the LOC123874711 gene encoding uncharacterized protein LOC123874711 isoform X1 — its product is MDYRSGNSLLSFSYDVEDTHGVVLTNEMVYRIKKELTPISSISLALSSSSPEINSPRIIKSSTTASIKSDTTEASISSKISSSSIDNTLSMIPTPWTTESWSDESINETIETYSGTVMNTMALTSLTLNPESSTSIGGVTSELNSTSINTVTLLERNEPKSSISVNLNSVTSLKSTSKSKLKVKTKAKSYSEIESTFDSWTVESFTSFVEYSDSKIVKIRYPWSPCTYLSGTDIYPDSMDTFRSSVNSLINSPTLNSTYGTFRYNESDL